A window from Pangasianodon hypophthalmus isolate fPanHyp1 chromosome 4, fPanHyp1.pri, whole genome shotgun sequence encodes these proteins:
- the kdm6ba gene encoding lysine-specific demethylase 6B isoform X4, translating into MHHTVEQFGARSSRDPFPLDGFNRGPWTPVGGRAWPPPSRCSPGGQPQFLPHLPPSHMSGINHPSKIYNSGPLARGGEKLDLSQALLPGLHRDLRVPPVSPRPWELVCQQYEPLPSDDHARLHNGYNAGPSAHLTARANQLLKYGPTPLQHSSRPMPPIPDLWEQSQQQQQQPPRGPYSHPGQLKRPAPPLGEHSVIQHTPLSLNRPNEDCPSPSKRKRSSDSDQRMIGTHQYSGSVGTSLPLLQQPQSHYPPLQKGATTWTPVECKTDHNEFQDLCKQDIGDCSYKQFPSSKPSPISPPPITSTRGYEQGRGPPPQPLKPSQSTQSLGSSSHNVRLHQTFPFPDSKPSAQTPGEHQVIPTHKVHPSGMRSTGSHAPMPHPSSSLADRERPVPTPAHHTAVPYSHPKFQPHPRLVSTTSPSSNSGTQAAAPQCNPHKPWRNQIKHDNQASELGPYRRSVDSQVSSSSLQQQQSRTGQNQDEGTSQARAPVITSTMPSLEPSGPPCSVGLYSSVDTVPTMSSVNPTNGSAVSTVKSWETADPSALVSNPSPTPSAQGLPHQEYQRAQSGTTSHPNHQQKAKIQHQEHYLPHQGQDRPHYTPKVSSAPSSLSSGFQRSGNSVITSKSTDNLLQAASSPLHHTQPAVSITVNTAPQQQSDSLHHELPHQAAPVLSQVPPAQTYQRPCHQPTISSPQSIEEALEKLDAELQDHMRAEERRKEQEEEERKHNRESNKVRNKKLNEESATENLESLLKNNATDPPPPCLSPAITPSTVSPPTQTSPPFPWLSRGGVPTRQLATGANPVERSRPPPLTPQTDYAREKQRQREQWNASVTPTSQNTSGIPTSIYSSKPVPTDSSNKTIQTTSCSSKVSTMQKSSHNIKAVGSVSNPPNLREPPKLYQAFPRDTLPSSSPKDTSQANLHKQVSGGLGSLGSTASSSSGDSDSAQFEEEPSELLPDGLANIMKMLDESIKKEEELYSGQSGGQPDPELPFSLTMAPIKSYSFAPDLMPALKQPSTDDYSTDTHASPPVLSRQGSLASPCSRTSSLEEEEDTLKIIQKSDSTVSTQSQDSGGITGSSYRHSDLAKLYGLSEGVKSECEEEEEEEAEQEDDTPSCSPPPMRPHLHQTGVNSMFKNLASVLERQKYAYRGGPFGRPPPSALVGVKYSSSLSLGPDICRQQSTSPTSGSTNHPDFSHQAQPSMNSTSEQTYSLSPSGSTPERKGDVIVCQSDLSGCEEEDGLRKGLMDEEDPSIVKDSTEVERKPKLTTISESSLAELGRSCEVMLNRHNLPSMASSDHNKKQMLNIPEKDRKRERDCNQEKKHKRSSSSRKHEERKEKKKKHREKQENMSLSSSSSSSRRHKEGKPHKERRGHIDSQKKELWEKEREGEKKKKKEEGGEKEEWVCRNKEKSFKAGSSLLDHTSSSPALGSADFQKLKALTDGPPKELKIRLIKVESGDRETFIASEVEEKRIPLGEITIKNTASEIIRSCKGARIKGKFKESYLLPTLSVKPVMTMEHLIPREKLNPPTPSIYLESKRDAFSPVLLQFCTDPKNPITVIRGLAGSLRLNLGLFSTKSLVEANGEHAVEVRTQVQQPADENWDPSGTGQIWPCESSRSHTTIAKYAQYQASSFQESLQEEKGSDDEDYDDEVEKKPVINSDSTGSNSTISGSSSEQKPVGKIIKFGTNIDLSDPKRWKPQLQELQKLPAFMRVSSSGNMLSHVGHTILGMNSVQLYMKVPGSRTPGME; encoded by the exons ATGCATCACACCGTGGAACAATTTGGCGCACGCAGCTCACGGGACCCTTTCCCTCTGGATGGATTCAACCGGGGACCATGGACTCCCGTGGGTGGTCGTGCCTGGCCTCCTCCTTCCAG GTGCTCACCTGGTGGTCAACCTCAGTTTCTTCCTCACCTCCCACCCAGTCACATGTCAGGAATAAACCATCCAAGTAAAATTTACAACAGTGG GCCACTGGCACGTGGAGGGGAAAAGCTGGACCTATCTCAGGCCTTGTTGCCAGGGTTACACAGGGATCTCCGGGTGCCCCCAGTCTCTCCCCGGCCATGGGAACTAGTTTGTCAGCAGTATGAGCCATTGCCCAGTGATGATCATGCCCGTTTGCACAACGGATACAATGCTGGACCGTCTGCACACCTCACAGCCCGAGCCAACCAGTTGTTAAAG TATGGTCCCACTCCTTTGCAACATAGTTCCAGGCCCATGCCTCCAATCCCAGACTTGTGGGAACAGTctcaacaacagcagcaacaaccaCCCAGGGGCCCTTACTCTCATCCTGGCCAGTTAAAACGGCCAGCACCCCCTCTGGGAGAGCACTCGGTCATCCAGCACACCCCTCTTTCCCTAAACAGGCCTAATGAGGACTGTCCCAGCCCAAGCAAGAGGAAGAGGAGTTCTGACTCAGATCAG CGCATGATAGGCACCCACCAATACTCAGGCTCAGTGGGAACTTCACTGCCCTTGCTGCAGCAGCCTCAGTCACATTATCCTCCTCTGCAAAAGGGGGCAACAACTTGGACCCCAGTAGAATGCAAGACGGACCACAATGAGTTTCAG GACTTGTGCAAACAAGACATAGGTGActgcagctacaaacagttcCCATCCTCCAAACCTTCACCCATCTCTCCACCTCCCATCACTTCCACCAGGGGCTATGAACAAGGCCGTGGTCCTCCGCCCCAACCCCTTAAGCCTTCTCAATCAACACAATCTCTGGGGTCCTCCTCTCACAATGTCCGCCTCCACCAAACATTCCCCTTCCCTGACAGCAAGCCTTCTGCTCAGACTCCTGGGGAGCACCAGGTCATTCCCACCCACAAAGTGCATCCTTCTGGGATGAGGTCTACTGGCAGCCATGCACCCATGCCACATCCTTCATCGTCCTTGGCTGATAGAGAACGCCCTGTCCCCACACCAGCACACCACACCGCAGTGCCTTACAGCCACCCCAAATTCCAGCCCCATCCAAGGCTGGTTTCCACCACCAGCCCCTCTTCCAACAGTGGGACACAGGCCGCAGCACCTCAATGCAACCCTCATAAGCCGTGGAGGAACCAGATCAAACATGATAACCAGGCCTCA GAGCTGGGTCCTTATCGCAGATCAGTGGACTCTCAGGTTTCCTCTTCATCTCTGCAGCAACAGCAGAGTAGAACTGGGCAAAATCAGGATGAAGGCACCTCTCAGGCTCGGGCACCAGTCATCACCTCCACAATGCCTTCCTTGGAACCTTCAGGTCCTCCTTGTTCTGTGGGACTCTACAGTAGTGTGGACACTGTACCCACCATGAGCTCAGTGAACCCTACTAATGGTTCTGCGGTCAGCACTGTTAAAAGCTGGGAGACTGCAGACCCTTCAGCGCTAGTCTCAAACCCCAGTCCGACTCCATCTGCACAAGGTCTCCCACACCAGGAATATCAGAGAGCCCAATCTGGCACCACAAGCCATCCAAACCACCAACAAAAGGCAAAAATTCAGCATCAGGAACACTATCTACCCCACCAAGGGCAGGACAGACCCCATTACACCCCTAAAGTGTCCTCAGCTCCTTCCTCTCTCAGCTCAGGGTTTCAGAGATCAGGTAATAGTGTCATCACCAGCAAGTCCACTGACAACCTCTTGCAGGCTGCAAGTTCACCCCTTCATCACACACAGCCTGCAGTGTCCATCACTGTGAACACAGCCCCTCAACAACAGTCTGACTCTTTGCATCATGAACTGCCTCACCAGGCAGCCCCAGTCTTATCTCAGGTGCCACCTGCCCAAACATATCAAAGGCCATGTCATCAACCTACCATCTCTAGCCCCCAGTCCATTGAGGAAGCACTCGAAAAGCTTGATGCTGAGCTTCAGGACCATATGCGAGCtgaagagagaaggaaggaacaggaggaagaagagagaaaacacaacagggagAGTAACAAAGTAAGAAACAAGAAGTTAAATGAGGAGTCTGCAACTGAGAATCTGGAGAGCTTGCTGAAAAATAATGCTACTGATCCACCCCCTCCATGTCTGTCTCCAGCCATTACACCTTCCACGGTTTCACCCCCAACCCAGACATCTCCACCTTTTCCCTGGCTGAGCAGGGGAGGTGTGCCTACACGTCAGCTGGCAACTGGTGCAAATCCTGTAGAAAGGTCTCGACCACCTCCTCTCACCCCTCAAACAGACTATGCCCGTGaaaagcagagacagagagagcaatgGAATGCTTCGGTCACTCCTACTTCACAGAATACCTCAGGGATTCCGACATCTATATATTCCTCCAAACCTGTCCCAACAGATTCttcaaataaaacaatacagacAACCTCCTGTTCATCCAAAGTCTCTACCATGCAGAAGAGCTCTCATAACATCAAGGCTGTGGGTTCTGTCTCAAACCCTCCAAACCTGCGAGAACCCCCCAAACTCTACCAGGCTTTTCCCAGGGACACTCTACCATCTTCCTCACCAAAAGACACAAGTCAAGCCAATCTCCACAAGCAGGTAAGTGGCGGGCTAGGCAGTTTAGGCAGCACTGCCAGTAGCTCCAGTGGGGATTCAGATAGTGCCCAGTTTGAAGAGGAACCATCCGAGCTCTTGCCTGATGGTTTGGCAAACATTATGAAGATGTTGGATGAGTCCATTAAGAAGGAGGAGGAACTATACTCTGGCCAGAGTGGTGGGCAGCCTGACCCAGAGCTACCATTTTCTCTTACAATGGCACCCATTAAGAGTTATTCGTTTGCCCCTGACCTCATGCCTGCCCTGAAACAACCATCTACAGATGATTATTCAACTGACACCCATGCTAGCCCACCTGTCCTGAGTCGTCAGGGATCTTTGGCATCCCCTTGCAGCCGTACGTCTTCGCTTGAAGAAGAGGAGGATACActaaaaataatccaaaaatcTGACAGCACTGTCAGTACTCAATCTCAAGATAGTGGTGGCATCACAGGAAGTAGTTATCGCCATAGTGACTTGGCCAAGCTTTATGGACTATCAGAGGGAGTGAAGAGTGagtgtgaggaggaggaggaggaagaggcagAACAAGAAGACGATACACCTTCCTGTTCTCCACCACCTATGAGGCCACACCTACATCAGACGGGTGTGAACAGCATGTTTAAAAACTTAGCCTCTGTGCTGGAGAGGCAGAAGTATGCCTACCGTGGAGGACCATTTGGTCGACCACCTCCTTCAGCTCTGGTAGGAGTGAAGTACTCTTCATCACTTTCACTGGGCCCAGATATCTGCAGACAACAAAGCACTTCTCCTACATCAGGCTCAACCAATCACCCAGACTTTAGCCATCAAGCTCAACCCTCAATGAATTCTACCTCCGAACAAACCTATTCTCTCTCACCATCAGGATCAACaccagaaagaaaaggagatgtTATAGTCTGCCAGTCGGATCTCTCTGGATGTGAGGAGGAAGACGGATTGAGAAAGGGGCTGATGGATGAAGAAGATCCTAGTATTGTAAAGGACTCCACAGAGGTAGAGAGGAAGCCCAAGCTCACAACAATCTCAGAATCATCGCTTGCAGAGCTGGGTCGTAGTTGTGAGGTTATGCTAAATCGACACAATCTCCCCTCAATGGCATCATCAGACCACAATAAGAAACAGATGCTGAACATACctgagaaagacaggaagagagagcgGGACTGTAACCAGGAGAAGAAACACAAacgcagcagcagtagcagaaAACAtgaggaaaggaaagagaaaaagaaaaaacacagagaaaaacaagaaaatatgtCCCTGTCTTCTTCATCAAGCTCAAGCCGAAGGCACAAGGAGGGAAAACCACACAAAGAAAGAAGGGGCCACATAGACAGTCAGAAAAAGGAGCTCTGGGAGAAAGAacgagaaggagagaaaaagaaaaaaaaagaggaaggagGTGAAAAAGAGGAATGGGTATGCCGGAACAAGGAGAAGAGTTTTAAGGCAGGAAGTTCTTTACTGGATCATACATCATCTTCACCTGCATTGGGTTCTGCAGACTTTCAGAAGTTAAAGGCTCTGACAGATGGTCCACCCAAAGAGCTGAAGATTCGTCTGATAAAAGTGGAAAGTGGAGATAGAGAAACCTTCATTGCCTCTGAAGTTGAGGAGAAGAGAATTCCGCTCGGGGAGATCACCATCAAAAACACAGCCAGTGAAATCATCAGATCGTGCAA GGGTGCCCGCATTAAGGGGAAATTCAAGGAGTCCTATCTACTTCCAACTTTGTCTGTGAAACCTGTTATGACCATGGAGCATCTGATCCCACGGGAAAAGCTCAACCCTCCTACACCCAGTATCTAT CTGGAGAGCAAGAGGGATGCTTTCTCTCCTGTCCTGCTTCAGTTCTGCACAGACCCCAAGAACCCCATTACTGTCATCAGAGGACTAGCGGGCTCTCTCAGACTGA ATTTGGGTCTCTTCTCCACAAAGTCGCTGGTGGAGGCAAATGGAGAACATGCAGTGGAGGTGAGAACTCAGGTGCAGCAGCCAGCTGATGAGAACTGGGATCCCAGTGGCACTGGGCAAATCTGGCCATGCGAGAGCAGCCGATCACACACCACCATAGCCAAATATGCCCAGTACCAGGCCTCCAGCTTCCAGGAAAGCCTACAG GAAGAGAAAGgcagtgatgatgaagattatgATGATGAAGTTGAGAAGAAACCTGTCATTAACTCAGACAGCACAGGCAGCAACTCCACAATCTCAGGCTCGAG CTCAGAGCAGAAACCTGTGGGTAAAATCATCAAATTTGGTACTAACATTGACCTCTCTGATCCCAAGAG GTGGAAGCCCCAGCTACAGGAGCTGCAGAAGTTGCCAGCATTCATGCGTGTGTCCTCTAGTGGGAATATGCTCAGTCATGTAGGCCACACCATCCTAGGCATGAACAGTGTACAGCTTTACATGAAGGTCCCTGGCAGTCGCACACCAG GCATGGAGTAG
- the kdm6ba gene encoding lysine-specific demethylase 6B isoform X1: protein MHHTVEQFGARSSRDPFPLDGFNRGPWTPVGGRAWPPPSRCSPGGQPQFLPHLPPSHMSGINHPSKIYNSGPLARGGEKLDLSQALLPGLHRDLRVPPVSPRPWELVCQQYEPLPSDDHARLHNGYNAGPSAHLTARANQLLKYGPTPLQHSSRPMPPIPDLWEQSQQQQQQPPRGPYSHPGQLKRPAPPLGEHSVIQHTPLSLNRPNEDCPSPSKRKRSSDSDQRMIGTHQYSGSVGTSLPLLQQPQSHYPPLQKGATTWTPVECKTDHNEFQDLCKQDIGDCSYKQFPSSKPSPISPPPITSTRGYEQGRGPPPQPLKPSQSTQSLGSSSHNVRLHQTFPFPDSKPSAQTPGEHQVIPTHKVHPSGMRSTGSHAPMPHPSSSLADRERPVPTPAHHTAVPYSHPKFQPHPRLVSTTSPSSNSGTQAAAPQCNPHKPWRNQIKHDNQASELGPYRRSVDSQVSSSSLQQQQSRTGQNQDEGTSQARAPVITSTMPSLEPSGPPCSVGLYSSVDTVPTMSSVNPTNGSAVSTVKSWETADPSALVSNPSPTPSAQGLPHQEYQRAQSGTTSHPNHQQKAKIQHQEHYLPHQGQDRPHYTPKVSSAPSSLSSGFQRSGNSVITSKSTDNLLQAASSPLHHTQPAVSITVNTAPQQQSDSLHHELPHQAAPVLSQVPPAQTYQRPCHQPTISSPQSIEEALEKLDAELQDHMRAEERRKEQEEEERKHNRESNKVRNKKLNEESATENLESLLKNNATDPPPPCLSPAITPSTVSPPTQTSPPFPWLSRGGVPTRQLATGANPVERSRPPPLTPQTDYAREKQRQREQWNASVTPTSQNTSGIPTSIYSSKPVPTDSSNKTIQTTSCSSKVSTMQKSSHNIKAVGSVSNPPNLREPPKLYQAFPRDTLPSSSPKDTSQANLHKQVSGGLGSLGSTASSSSGDSDSAQFEEEPSELLPDGLANIMKMLDESIKKEEELYSGQSGGQPDPELPFSLTMAPIKSYSFAPDLMPALKQPSTDDYSTDTHASPPVLSRQGSLASPCSRTSSLEEEEDTLKIIQKSDSTVSTQSQDSGGITGSSYRHSDLAKLYGLSEGVKSECEEEEEEEAEQEDDTPSCSPPPMRPHLHQTGVNSMFKNLASVLERQKYAYRGGPFGRPPPSALVGVKYSSSLSLGPDICRQQSTSPTSGSTNHPDFSHQAQPSMNSTSEQTYSLSPSGSTPERKGDVIVCQSDLSGCEEEDGLRKGLMDEEDPSIVKDSTEVERKPKLTTISESSLAELGRSCEVMLNRHNLPSMASSDHNKKQMLNIPEKDRKRERDCNQEKKHKRSSSSRKHEERKEKKKKHREKQENMSLSSSSSSSRRHKEGKPHKERRGHIDSQKKELWEKEREGEKKKKKEEGGEKEEWVCRNKEKSFKAGSSLLDHTSSSPALGSADFQKLKALTDGPPKELKIRLIKVESGDRETFIASEVEEKRIPLGEITIKNTASEIIRSCKGARIKGKFKESYLLPTLSVKPVMTMEHLIPREKLNPPTPSIYLESKRDAFSPVLLQFCTDPKNPITVIRGLAGSLRLNLGLFSTKSLVEANGEHAVEVRTQVQQPADENWDPSGTGQIWPCESSRSHTTIAKYAQYQASSFQESLQEEKGSDDEDYDDEVEKKPVINSDSTGSNSTISGSSSEQKPVGKIIKFGTNIDLSDPKRWKPQLQELQKLPAFMRVSSSGNMLSHVGHTILGMNSVQLYMKVPGSRTPGHQENNNFCSVNINIGPGDCEWFAVHENYWESISNICEKHGVDYLTGSWWPVLEDLYSSNIPVYRFIQRPGDLVWINAGTVHWVQAVGWCNNIAWNVGPLNAYQYQLALERFEWNEVKKVKSIVPMIHVSWNVARTVKITDPDTYKMIKHCLLQSLKHIQILRDQLVAAGKKISYQSRVKDEPAYYCNECDVEVFNLLFVTSENGSKKLYVVHCEDCARQRSPNLSNVVVLEQYRIEDLMNTYDTFSLAFSSR, encoded by the exons ATGCATCACACCGTGGAACAATTTGGCGCACGCAGCTCACGGGACCCTTTCCCTCTGGATGGATTCAACCGGGGACCATGGACTCCCGTGGGTGGTCGTGCCTGGCCTCCTCCTTCCAG GTGCTCACCTGGTGGTCAACCTCAGTTTCTTCCTCACCTCCCACCCAGTCACATGTCAGGAATAAACCATCCAAGTAAAATTTACAACAGTGG GCCACTGGCACGTGGAGGGGAAAAGCTGGACCTATCTCAGGCCTTGTTGCCAGGGTTACACAGGGATCTCCGGGTGCCCCCAGTCTCTCCCCGGCCATGGGAACTAGTTTGTCAGCAGTATGAGCCATTGCCCAGTGATGATCATGCCCGTTTGCACAACGGATACAATGCTGGACCGTCTGCACACCTCACAGCCCGAGCCAACCAGTTGTTAAAG TATGGTCCCACTCCTTTGCAACATAGTTCCAGGCCCATGCCTCCAATCCCAGACTTGTGGGAACAGTctcaacaacagcagcaacaaccaCCCAGGGGCCCTTACTCTCATCCTGGCCAGTTAAAACGGCCAGCACCCCCTCTGGGAGAGCACTCGGTCATCCAGCACACCCCTCTTTCCCTAAACAGGCCTAATGAGGACTGTCCCAGCCCAAGCAAGAGGAAGAGGAGTTCTGACTCAGATCAG CGCATGATAGGCACCCACCAATACTCAGGCTCAGTGGGAACTTCACTGCCCTTGCTGCAGCAGCCTCAGTCACATTATCCTCCTCTGCAAAAGGGGGCAACAACTTGGACCCCAGTAGAATGCAAGACGGACCACAATGAGTTTCAG GACTTGTGCAAACAAGACATAGGTGActgcagctacaaacagttcCCATCCTCCAAACCTTCACCCATCTCTCCACCTCCCATCACTTCCACCAGGGGCTATGAACAAGGCCGTGGTCCTCCGCCCCAACCCCTTAAGCCTTCTCAATCAACACAATCTCTGGGGTCCTCCTCTCACAATGTCCGCCTCCACCAAACATTCCCCTTCCCTGACAGCAAGCCTTCTGCTCAGACTCCTGGGGAGCACCAGGTCATTCCCACCCACAAAGTGCATCCTTCTGGGATGAGGTCTACTGGCAGCCATGCACCCATGCCACATCCTTCATCGTCCTTGGCTGATAGAGAACGCCCTGTCCCCACACCAGCACACCACACCGCAGTGCCTTACAGCCACCCCAAATTCCAGCCCCATCCAAGGCTGGTTTCCACCACCAGCCCCTCTTCCAACAGTGGGACACAGGCCGCAGCACCTCAATGCAACCCTCATAAGCCGTGGAGGAACCAGATCAAACATGATAACCAGGCCTCA GAGCTGGGTCCTTATCGCAGATCAGTGGACTCTCAGGTTTCCTCTTCATCTCTGCAGCAACAGCAGAGTAGAACTGGGCAAAATCAGGATGAAGGCACCTCTCAGGCTCGGGCACCAGTCATCACCTCCACAATGCCTTCCTTGGAACCTTCAGGTCCTCCTTGTTCTGTGGGACTCTACAGTAGTGTGGACACTGTACCCACCATGAGCTCAGTGAACCCTACTAATGGTTCTGCGGTCAGCACTGTTAAAAGCTGGGAGACTGCAGACCCTTCAGCGCTAGTCTCAAACCCCAGTCCGACTCCATCTGCACAAGGTCTCCCACACCAGGAATATCAGAGAGCCCAATCTGGCACCACAAGCCATCCAAACCACCAACAAAAGGCAAAAATTCAGCATCAGGAACACTATCTACCCCACCAAGGGCAGGACAGACCCCATTACACCCCTAAAGTGTCCTCAGCTCCTTCCTCTCTCAGCTCAGGGTTTCAGAGATCAGGTAATAGTGTCATCACCAGCAAGTCCACTGACAACCTCTTGCAGGCTGCAAGTTCACCCCTTCATCACACACAGCCTGCAGTGTCCATCACTGTGAACACAGCCCCTCAACAACAGTCTGACTCTTTGCATCATGAACTGCCTCACCAGGCAGCCCCAGTCTTATCTCAGGTGCCACCTGCCCAAACATATCAAAGGCCATGTCATCAACCTACCATCTCTAGCCCCCAGTCCATTGAGGAAGCACTCGAAAAGCTTGATGCTGAGCTTCAGGACCATATGCGAGCtgaagagagaaggaaggaacaggaggaagaagagagaaaacacaacagggagAGTAACAAAGTAAGAAACAAGAAGTTAAATGAGGAGTCTGCAACTGAGAATCTGGAGAGCTTGCTGAAAAATAATGCTACTGATCCACCCCCTCCATGTCTGTCTCCAGCCATTACACCTTCCACGGTTTCACCCCCAACCCAGACATCTCCACCTTTTCCCTGGCTGAGCAGGGGAGGTGTGCCTACACGTCAGCTGGCAACTGGTGCAAATCCTGTAGAAAGGTCTCGACCACCTCCTCTCACCCCTCAAACAGACTATGCCCGTGaaaagcagagacagagagagcaatgGAATGCTTCGGTCACTCCTACTTCACAGAATACCTCAGGGATTCCGACATCTATATATTCCTCCAAACCTGTCCCAACAGATTCttcaaataaaacaatacagacAACCTCCTGTTCATCCAAAGTCTCTACCATGCAGAAGAGCTCTCATAACATCAAGGCTGTGGGTTCTGTCTCAAACCCTCCAAACCTGCGAGAACCCCCCAAACTCTACCAGGCTTTTCCCAGGGACACTCTACCATCTTCCTCACCAAAAGACACAAGTCAAGCCAATCTCCACAAGCAGGTAAGTGGCGGGCTAGGCAGTTTAGGCAGCACTGCCAGTAGCTCCAGTGGGGATTCAGATAGTGCCCAGTTTGAAGAGGAACCATCCGAGCTCTTGCCTGATGGTTTGGCAAACATTATGAAGATGTTGGATGAGTCCATTAAGAAGGAGGAGGAACTATACTCTGGCCAGAGTGGTGGGCAGCCTGACCCAGAGCTACCATTTTCTCTTACAATGGCACCCATTAAGAGTTATTCGTTTGCCCCTGACCTCATGCCTGCCCTGAAACAACCATCTACAGATGATTATTCAACTGACACCCATGCTAGCCCACCTGTCCTGAGTCGTCAGGGATCTTTGGCATCCCCTTGCAGCCGTACGTCTTCGCTTGAAGAAGAGGAGGATACActaaaaataatccaaaaatcTGACAGCACTGTCAGTACTCAATCTCAAGATAGTGGTGGCATCACAGGAAGTAGTTATCGCCATAGTGACTTGGCCAAGCTTTATGGACTATCAGAGGGAGTGAAGAGTGagtgtgaggaggaggaggaggaagaggcagAACAAGAAGACGATACACCTTCCTGTTCTCCACCACCTATGAGGCCACACCTACATCAGACGGGTGTGAACAGCATGTTTAAAAACTTAGCCTCTGTGCTGGAGAGGCAGAAGTATGCCTACCGTGGAGGACCATTTGGTCGACCACCTCCTTCAGCTCTGGTAGGAGTGAAGTACTCTTCATCACTTTCACTGGGCCCAGATATCTGCAGACAACAAAGCACTTCTCCTACATCAGGCTCAACCAATCACCCAGACTTTAGCCATCAAGCTCAACCCTCAATGAATTCTACCTCCGAACAAACCTATTCTCTCTCACCATCAGGATCAACaccagaaagaaaaggagatgtTATAGTCTGCCAGTCGGATCTCTCTGGATGTGAGGAGGAAGACGGATTGAGAAAGGGGCTGATGGATGAAGAAGATCCTAGTATTGTAAAGGACTCCACAGAGGTAGAGAGGAAGCCCAAGCTCACAACAATCTCAGAATCATCGCTTGCAGAGCTGGGTCGTAGTTGTGAGGTTATGCTAAATCGACACAATCTCCCCTCAATGGCATCATCAGACCACAATAAGAAACAGATGCTGAACATACctgagaaagacaggaagagagagcgGGACTGTAACCAGGAGAAGAAACACAAacgcagcagcagtagcagaaAACAtgaggaaaggaaagagaaaaagaaaaaacacagagaaaaacaagaaaatatgtCCCTGTCTTCTTCATCAAGCTCAAGCCGAAGGCACAAGGAGGGAAAACCACACAAAGAAAGAAGGGGCCACATAGACAGTCAGAAAAAGGAGCTCTGGGAGAAAGAacgagaaggagagaaaaagaaaaaaaaagaggaaggagGTGAAAAAGAGGAATGGGTATGCCGGAACAAGGAGAAGAGTTTTAAGGCAGGAAGTTCTTTACTGGATCATACATCATCTTCACCTGCATTGGGTTCTGCAGACTTTCAGAAGTTAAAGGCTCTGACAGATGGTCCACCCAAAGAGCTGAAGATTCGTCTGATAAAAGTGGAAAGTGGAGATAGAGAAACCTTCATTGCCTCTGAAGTTGAGGAGAAGAGAATTCCGCTCGGGGAGATCACCATCAAAAACACAGCCAGTGAAATCATCAGATCGTGCAA GGGTGCCCGCATTAAGGGGAAATTCAAGGAGTCCTATCTACTTCCAACTTTGTCTGTGAAACCTGTTATGACCATGGAGCATCTGATCCCACGGGAAAAGCTCAACCCTCCTACACCCAGTATCTAT CTGGAGAGCAAGAGGGATGCTTTCTCTCCTGTCCTGCTTCAGTTCTGCACAGACCCCAAGAACCCCATTACTGTCATCAGAGGACTAGCGGGCTCTCTCAGACTGA ATTTGGGTCTCTTCTCCACAAAGTCGCTGGTGGAGGCAAATGGAGAACATGCAGTGGAGGTGAGAACTCAGGTGCAGCAGCCAGCTGATGAGAACTGGGATCCCAGTGGCACTGGGCAAATCTGGCCATGCGAGAGCAGCCGATCACACACCACCATAGCCAAATATGCCCAGTACCAGGCCTCCAGCTTCCAGGAAAGCCTACAG GAAGAGAAAGgcagtgatgatgaagattatgATGATGAAGTTGAGAAGAAACCTGTCATTAACTCAGACAGCACAGGCAGCAACTCCACAATCTCAGGCTCGAG CTCAGAGCAGAAACCTGTGGGTAAAATCATCAAATTTGGTACTAACATTGACCTCTCTGATCCCAAGAG GTGGAAGCCCCAGCTACAGGAGCTGCAGAAGTTGCCAGCATTCATGCGTGTGTCCTCTAGTGGGAATATGCTCAGTCATGTAGGCCACACCATCCTAGGCATGAACAGTGTACAGCTTTACATGAAGGTCCCTGGCAGTCGCACACCAG GTCACCAGGAGAATAATAATTTCTGCtctgtgaacattaacattgGCCCTGGAGACTGTGAGTGGTTTGCTGTCCATGAAAACTACTGGGAATCCATCAGCAATATATGTGAGAA GCATGGAGTAGATTATTTGACTGGCTCATGGTGGCCAGTGTTGGAAGATCTCTACAGCTCCAATATTCCAGTGTACCGCTTCATCCAGAGGCCTGGAGACTTGGTGTGGATCAATGCAGGCACCGTGCACTGGGTCCAGGCTGTGGGTTGGTGCAATAACATTGCATGGAACGTGGGTCCACTGAATG CGTACCAGTATCAGTTGGCTTTGGAAAGGTTTGAATGGAATGAGGTGAAGAAGGTCAAGTCCATCGTGCCCATGATCCACGTTTCCTGGAATGTCGCCCGCACAGTTAAAATTACAGACCCCGACACTTACAAGATGATTAA ACACTGTCTCCTGCAGTCCCTGAAGCACATTCAAATTCTGAGAGACCAGCTGGTAGCTGCAGGGAAGAAGATCTCTTACCAGAGCAGAGTAAAAGACGAACCAGCCTACTATTGCAATGAGTGTGAT GTGGAGGTTTTTAACCTGCTGTTTGTGACGAGTGAGAACGGCAGTAAGAAGTTGTATGTGGTGCACTGTGAGGACTGTGCTAGGCAACGCAGCCCCAATCTCTCCAACGTAGTGGTGCTGGAACAATACCGTATCGAGGACCTGATGAACACCTATGACACCTTCAGCTTG gccTTCAGCTCTCGGTGA